A region of Alphaproteobacteria bacterium DNA encodes the following proteins:
- the surE gene encoding 5'/3'-nucleotidase SurE produces MTEKIRLPRILVTNDDGADAPGLALLAEIASGLAEEVWVVAPERDCSGTSMMMALRDSIRVAARGERRYIVRGTPGDCVVIALHHLMKDKPPQLLLSGINAGSNLGDEANLSGTLGAALAGLMLGIPSIAISQECVRDQPVKWETARTHLPGLLQILLGQGWRRDTCLSVNIPDAPPEQIREIAWTRQAQKTIAGMRVDARSDLRGDAYFWMALDRKPAEPDSLSDVAALRRKRISVSCMGLDRSIDPGRRIMPLDPEADEYAGT; encoded by the coding sequence ATGACCGAAAAAATCCGCTTGCCGCGCATTCTTGTGACGAACGACGACGGCGCCGACGCGCCGGGACTCGCGCTGCTGGCCGAAATCGCTTCAGGCTTGGCGGAGGAAGTCTGGGTCGTCGCGCCCGAGCGCGATTGCAGCGGCACCAGCATGATGATGGCGCTGCGCGACTCGATCCGCGTCGCGGCCAGGGGCGAACGCCGTTATATCGTGCGCGGCACGCCGGGCGATTGCGTGGTGATCGCGTTGCATCATCTGATGAAAGACAAACCGCCGCAATTGCTGCTTTCCGGCATCAATGCGGGATCGAACCTGGGCGATGAAGCCAATCTCTCGGGCACGCTCGGCGCGGCGCTGGCCGGGCTGATGCTCGGCATTCCGTCGATCGCCATCAGCCAGGAATGCGTGCGCGATCAGCCGGTGAAGTGGGAAACCGCGAGAACGCATCTGCCGGGGCTGCTGCAGATCCTGCTGGGGCAGGGCTGGCGGCGCGATACCTGCCTGTCGGTGAACATCCCCGACGCGCCTCCCGAGCAAATCCGCGAAATCGCCTGGACGCGGCAGGCGCAGAAGACCATCGCCGGCATGAGAGTCGATGCGCGCAGCGATTTGCGCGGCGACGCTTATTTCTGGATGGCGCTCGACCGCAAGCCCGCCGAGCCGGATTCCCTCAGCGATGTCGCGGCGCTGCGCCGCAAGCGGATTTCGGTAAGCTGCATGGGCCTCGACCGCAGCATCGATCCCGGCCGCCGGATCATGCCGCTCGATCCCGAAGCGGACGAATATGCCGGAACCTGA
- a CDS encoding DUF1491 family protein, with amino-acid sequence MPEPEFDTRLPAELVVSAHIRLAAQQGVPIVVVRKGDPQGGAILLKINRLDGTAHLLTQVRADSELVWSPLQALDPMPEADADSLMRRQGEFDPDLWLIEIEDRQGRHWFPGKRVT; translated from the coding sequence ATGCCGGAACCTGAATTCGACACGCGATTGCCGGCCGAGCTTGTCGTCAGCGCTCATATCCGGCTAGCCGCGCAGCAGGGTGTGCCCATCGTCGTCGTTCGCAAGGGCGATCCGCAAGGCGGCGCTATTCTGCTCAAGATCAACCGGTTGGACGGCACGGCTCATCTTTTGACGCAGGTGCGCGCCGACAGCGAACTGGTCTGGTCGCCGCTGCAGGCGCTAGACCCCATGCCGGAAGCCGATGCCGACAGCCTGATGCGCCGTCAGGGCGAATTCGATCCGGATTTATGGCTGATAGAGATCGAAGACCGTCAGGGACGGCACTGGTTTCCGGGGAAGCGGGTAACTTGA
- a CDS encoding SapC family protein: MNTTPAPQPALPLFYTQVRPLDRVQDADLRIRRGADLRFTATTNAIPLVGEEFPFAASDYPIVFSPAPTPVPVAVVGLERDKNLMVDAAGQWMRRSYIPAYVRRYPFILVEDPDNQKLVLCYEENAPHLSPQGELPMFENGEPSETVKLALDFCMALREQGTATDAFVQALQAQELLQPANVEVMAGGGAKVHMDGFLTIDRQRFMALPAAVIADWHKRQWLDLVYAHFISGLRWQTLADIASA, translated from the coding sequence ATGAACACCACGCCCGCCCCTCAGCCCGCTTTGCCGTTATTCTACACTCAGGTTCGTCCGCTCGACCGGGTTCAGGATGCCGATCTGCGCATTCGCCGGGGAGCGGATTTGCGCTTCACCGCCACCACCAACGCCATTCCGCTGGTGGGCGAGGAATTCCCGTTCGCGGCCAGCGATTATCCGATCGTCTTTTCTCCCGCGCCCACGCCGGTGCCGGTGGCGGTCGTCGGTCTGGAGCGCGACAAGAACCTGATGGTGGATGCCGCCGGCCAATGGATGCGGCGCAGCTATATCCCCGCCTATGTACGGCGTTATCCTTTCATTCTGGTCGAAGACCCGGATAACCAAAAACTGGTGCTGTGTTACGAAGAGAACGCGCCGCATTTGTCGCCGCAGGGCGAATTGCCGATGTTTGAAAATGGCGAGCCGTCGGAAACGGTCAAGCTGGCGCTCGATTTCTGCATGGCGCTGCGCGAGCAGGGCACGGCCACCGACGCCTTCGTTCAGGCATTGCAGGCGCAGGAGTTGCTGCAGCCGGCCAATGTCGAAGTCATGGCGGGAGGCGGCGCCAAAGTGCATATGGACGGCTTTCTGACCATCGACCGCCAGCGTTTCATGGCGCTGCCCGCCGCCGTGATCGCCGACTGGCATAAGCGGCAGTGGCTCGACCTGGTCTATGCGCATTTCATATCGGGCTTGCGCTGGCAGACGCTGGCGGATATCGCGTCGGCATGA